The genomic stretch tccaacgcatcatcaaggatctacaacctatcctgaaggacgagccatcgctctctcagatcttgggagatagaccagtccttgcttacagacagccccccaatctgaagcaaatactcaccagcaaccacacaccacacaacagaaccactaacccaggaacctatccttgcaacaaagcccgttgccaactctgtccacatatctattcaggggataccatcatagggcctaatcacatcagccacactatcagaggctccttcacctgcgcatctaccaatgtgatatatgccatcatgtgccagcaatgcccctctgccatgtacattggccaaactggacagtctctacgtaaaagaatgaatggacacaaatcagacgtcaagaattataacattcaaaaaccagttggagaacacttcaatctctctggtcactcgatcacagacctaagagtggctatacttcaacaaaaaagcttcaaaaacagactccaacgagagactgctgaattggaattaatttgcaaactggatacaattaacttaggcttgaatagagactgggaatggatgagtcattacacaaagtaaaactatttccccatggtatttctccctcccaccccaccccccactgttcctctgatattcttgttaactgctggaattagcctacctgcttgtcaccatgaaaggttttcctccttcccccccctgctgttggtgatggcttatcttaagtgatcactctccttacagtgtgtatgataaacccattgtttcatgttctctgtgtgtgtgtatataaatctctactctgttttttccaccaaatgcatccgatgaagtgagctgtagctcacgaaagcttatgctctaataaatttgttagtctctaaggtgccacaagtactccttttctttttgagaatacagactaacacggctgctactctgaaagctacagTGATGTCATCATTCCTACTGGGGACAAGAAATGCTAGTAACAAACCTTCCCGAGCTGCCGGATTTCATGCTGCTTTTTGGGCTTCACGTGCTTCCGGAAAAGGGGGTTAAGCTTAGCACTCTGGCACCGGTTCTCCCTGAACTCCTCTGGCCTCCTGGTCGCTGACGTGCCGCTTCTACCACGAGGTGCTCTGGAGAAAGCCAATGTGTGCGCTGTAGCTTTAAAGGCCAACAAGGAGAGTGGCCACACCATGCTGTAACTGACAGCACAAGGACAGCAGTTAGTGTATGGACAAGGAGTTCCCATTGCTGTCGCACCAAAGGGACTGAACAGACTACAGCTGAacaaatcacttcacccaccggggaaatgcggccacctctggaGTAGAATGTGGCAGTTGTTTAAAAGCACAGAGGAACATTATGTGGCAGTTCAGGATGGGCGGTAATGAAGCAAATCATATCCAAGTTGAACTGCATGCGGAATTTAAGGAGGCAGAATGCTGGATTTAGGCCACTCGGAATACAACCCTGACTCTTTCGAATAAAAAAAGTGCTGTGGCATCTTTAAAGGCCATGAGTCTCTGCCTATCTGTATCTCTAAGCCTTTTCAAAGCACCTGTCAACATATCTAGCCACTGAGTGGTCGGGGTTTCGTACCCTCTCTGATAGGCATTACCTCTATCACCACAGCACTCCCTAGCAGGCTTTGGTCCAGAACTGACTCAGAGGGGAAACCATCCTCTGCTTTAAATGAGAATGCAGCCTGCAGACACAAGCCCTGCCTGTGGTCATATGCCCCTTGCCAACCCCTGCAGCGAAAAGAAGCCCACAGAGGACACTAGTAAAGCCCCTTTAACAGAAGCATGTTCTTACCAAACTTCCTCTGGTTTTCCTTTCTCCAGCAAGACGGCAGcgagttgtggggaggggagatcgGTGAGCACTGCCTGCCAAGAATAAGGAAGCTTCCCCCAAAGATTATCGGTGAAAAACTCCTGCAGGGAAGAAAGggtgatggggaaggggaaagttCAGGCAACAGCACTCATCATCCAAGCCCACCTCCAGCACTCAAACCCCAACCAAGATAATGCCCCCATTTTGCTATGCGCTGTACCTatacatagtgagagacagtccctgccccaaattgtttacaatctaaatagacaaaaccgacaaagagtgggaggggaaactgaggcacagtgacttgaccaaggtcacacagctagTCGATGGCAGAGGCAGGCCAtcatcccaggccagtgccctacaTGCCGGACCATGCTGCCTCTTAGCAAAGTCTAACCAGGGTTTGAATAGGACTCACAATGATGTAGGAGTCCACAATGGAGCCATAGAGAGAGAGGACATGGGTGATGTTCACTGCTAACTGCTTCTGCTCCTCCAAAGAGAGGGGCTGGCCGGAGAGCACCGTCATGGCAGTGGGGTGAACCGGAGAGATGGGAAATGGTGCACAAAGAAAGAGTTAAAACCTcctaaaaggaaaaggggagagaatCACCGAGCAGGAAGGTCTGAATGAACGCGCTTGCCTCCTTTAATGACTCTTTGCAGCATGGGGGCTCTTATGTAAAGGAGGTGAGGGGCACttcctgggggagagggaaggccaGTCCAAAGGGGCATTCACCCCCGGGCATCTCTGCCCACTAGGATGCCAGGCATGGGGGTGGGTTGGTGATGTGGGCTCCTTTACACTAGCAAACGGGCTGAGGTCCAGCAAACTCATTTCCCGTAGGATGCAGAACAGCTCTCCAGAGGTCTGGATCCAGGCTGGTGCTTGAGAGGGGAAAGCCCCACATCCCCTCGTGCCACTGCTGCGCTGTGCGGTGTGGCACCGTGTTGGCCTGTGCTGTGCCATCCGGGCATCGGCTGGGCGGGGCGCTGGGGCTGCACCGTCACACGGTGCATTGTGTCGTGCGACCGGGCGTGCCATGACGTGACACTCACAAGACGTCGTTGTGACGTGGGGACATGGGGCATTAGCGCGGCATCGCTCAGTGCGGTGTTGCTGTGACACCACGGCACTGTGACATCACCCCGAGGTGTTGCCAGGACGTTACATCGCCGCATCGCATTGCTGCGGCGGGGCACGGGGCATCAGTGCGGCGATGTCACGCAGTGAGGCGTTGCCATGACGCTGGGCTGTGACCTCACCAGGAGGCGTTGCCATGGCATTACACAGCATAACGGTGATGGCATGGCATGACGTCATAGCACTGTGATGTCATCGCGGGGCACGTCCTATGGCATCGCCCATGACGCAGTTCTGCCGGTGTCGCCAGCAGACGTCACCAGCCCGAGGGGGCGCCTCGTGCgtctcctggccccaccccctcccatagCTCCTGTGGCCCCATAGAGCTCACCCTCCGCACGGCTAGAGTGCCCAACTGCACATCGCGCCCACTCCCCGCTCTCTATGGTCTCCCTCGCCGCAGGGCCACGCACGCGCAAGCGCCCTCCCAGCCTCGCGTGCCTCTGGAGGTGCACACGCATGCGTACAATCTCGCCTCTGTGCCGCAACAGCCTAGACGCATGCGTAAACTGTTTTACGGcggaccccctccccccacggccGTCGCGCTCACTCCTGACGCATGCGCGGGACTCTCCGCGGCCCCTGCTCCTTCCGGGCTTTTGTTGTGCGTCCCTCCCTGTGTCCCCCAACGGCGGGGCGGTTTGCACTTCCGCTTCCGGTTGCTGCTGCCTGGCTTGGTCTGACTGGCCCAAGGAGAgagggtgaggggggatggggatcAGTGGGGCGATGGGGGAtctgagggggcgggggctgtggatcAGTGGGGCGATGGGGGGATCtgagggggcgggggatggggatcagTGGGGCAATGGGGGGATCTGAGGGGGCGGGGGTTTGGGATCAGTGGGGCGATGGGGGATCtgagggggcgggggatggggatcagTGGGGCGATGGGGGGATCtgagggggcgggggatggggatcagTGGGGCGATGGGGGGATCtgagggggcgggggatggggatcagTGGGGCGATGGGGAGATCtgagggggcgggggatggggatcagTGGGGCGATGGGGAGATCtgagggggcgggggatggggatcagTGGGGCGATGGGGGATCTGAGGGGACGGGGGCTGTGGATCAGTGGGGCAATGGGGGGATCTGAGGGGGCGGGGGTTTGGGATCAGTGGGGCGATGGGGGGATCtgagggggcgggggttgggaaTCAGTGGGGCGATGGGGGGATCtgagggggcgggggatggggatcagTGGGGCGATGGGGGGATCtgagggggcgggggatggggatcagTGGGGCGATGGGGGGATCtgagggggcgggggatggggatcagTGGGGCGATGGGGGGATCtgagggggcgggggatggggatcagtggggcaatggggggatctgagggggtgggggatggggatcagTGGGGCAATGGGGGGATCTGAGGGGACGGGGGCTGTGGATCAGTGGGGCAATGGGGGATCTGAGGGGGTTGGGGATCTgaggggcgggggttggggaTCAGTGGGGCAATGGGAGatctgagggggtgggggttggggatcAGTGGGGTGATGTGAGatctgagggggatggggattagtggggcaatggggggatctgagggggatggggatcagtGGGGCAATGGGGGGATTTGAGGGGGCGGGGGTTTGGGATCAGTGGGGTGATGGGGGATCTGAGGGGGCTGGGGATCAGTGGGGTAATGGGGAGATCAGAGGGTGAGGAGGTTGGAGGATCAGTGGACGGGGGAACGGGGAGATCAGGGGGGTAATGGAGGGCGGATCagtgggagagggggctgggggatgggATAGGAGATCAGTGCGGGAGGCAGTGTCAGGGTGATGGGTATCAGTGGGAGGAATGGATGGGAGATCagtgggggagagatggggggattAGTAGGGGGAATGGATGGGgatcagtgggggagggagatgttGGGATGGGGATCAGTGGAGGAGGAAGCTTTGAGATAGAAGAGGGTCAGTGAGGGAAGAAGGCATTAGGAAGGGGAGGGGACCAGTGCGTGGAGGGGGTAttgaggggaggagatgggggagtgctgggtagggatgggggaagagtAATCACTGAGGGGGTTGATGGATGGTAGGTGGGGGAGCAGCAGTGTTGGGGCTGGTAAGGGGTGGTCAGTGAGGGAGGACAGAGGAGGGGTTCAGGAGGGAAGAGATATTGCTGAAGTAGTTGGTGAAAAAGGAGGTCATTGGGTGAATGAGGGGGAGGGATGATCTTGAGGGGGAGAAGCATCACTGAAGAGGTTATGGGttcatgggggaggggatgagCAAGAAGAGGGGGTCAGCACAATATATCATttctaaaaaacccacaaaaaacaagACACTTCACTGCACGTGCATCTCCCccggggagaggatgagagaacaaacatggaGCAGATGTGGGTGCCGTTGCTTAATGCGTAACTGGAAGGCGCCCAGACATGGTGTTGAGGTTACGACCCGGGCAGAGACTAAACTAGGCAGTAGCAGGGAGTTTTAGTGGAGTGGAACACATGAATGAAGCACTTGGGGGTCAGTggttgggagggggggaatcaTGGAGTCTGAgtgggctgggactgggggagTTTGTCAGTAAACTCCTCTCAGCTTCCGTGGAGATGAGGGCATTGGCAGTGCCCCAGACCCCCACCAGATCCATGCTTTTATCTTCAATGGGCTGCTGCCAGGACGAAAAAGACCATTTCTAGCGCCCTTTGCTGCGCTACGGCTGGGGCTGTGAACACcgaacacattttttaaaatcccagttaCCTTTCACCATTTGGGCtctttcactttctgtttctCTGATACCAGCACAAAGCTGGTTTATCTGCGTCTCCAGCACTTCACTGGAAGGTTTCAATCCAAATTAAAATGGGTTATGTTGAAGGAGTGAAAGCAATGCCTTATGTACTTCTACACATGTTGGAGCTTGGTCTTTTACACACCCCGTGTATGTTCCCTAAATCTACATTTTGTTTGGGTATTTTCCACACGTTGGGCTAAGGAACCGAACCAAACCCCAAAAATGAGTCTTTCATTATTGGTTGGTTGATAAACCGTCTAATGAGCTGTCAGATGCCACTCATCCAAATTTCTCATGGTGGTTGTATCTGCAGCCATAGTGCCACAAACTGATCTCATCAGATCACAGGCTGAGTCAGTATCACACTGTAATGTAAAGCCTACAAGACAAACCCAGGGGGTTCCCTGCAATGTGGTCGGATATTTACTAGGTGTTTTCCCCTCTGGGGAAAAGTCCCGGGACCCATGTGTGCCCTTTTCTACTGCCAGTGTCGATtttcagatgagacataaaaTGGAGACCTTGATCATTCCTATAAACTTAAGTGTGTTAGTCCTCATGGCCTGGCTAAAGCCCCAAATCTCAGTCCTCCCTGTACTTTCAGCTGACTGCAGGATTTTTCTTTACTTACTGGCCTAATTTGTGGTGTAGCATGGCTGTGCCAATGGCTACCACTAAGGTGGGGGCATGGAGTGATTCTAATGCGGGGAGAGTTTCTCAGGGACTTTGAGATCCCTCTGTAAATTAGAATTCTTCTGATGAGTGGAAACGTTCTTGACTTTCTGTTTCAGGTGAGGGCGTGAGCCTCTGTCGAGCAGTGTGTATGGGGCTGGATGCTTGAGGGGTGAAAGAGACCAGGgccccttcttccctcctcctcatGTTGGCCGCCTTCCTCCAGAACCCACCATGTCGGATTTGATCATAAACCTGGACTTGGGCCTCCAGCAGGTTCCCAAGAGGGGAACCAACAGCAACCAGAAACACCAGCGCTTTGTGAAACGGCGCCGTTTCCTGGAGAGAAGAGGTTTTCTGAAGCAGAAGCAGCTGCCACCGCCCCAGCATCATCCTCCCAAAGGCCAGGTCTCCCATCAGGACTCCAGCTCCTGGGAGAGGACCAAGAAGAAGTGGCTCGCTGAGGATCAGAACTCTTTCCAGACAGATGGGCTTTCCCATCAGCCAAAAACCTTCCCCAAGGCAAATAACCATTGTCGCTTTGCCCAGCCCGGTGCCACCACGGACTCTGGTTCCCCTCTGCCTTGTTTTCCATCAGGGGCGAGGAAAGTGGCATGTAGATCAGCTAAGGCCAGTGGGATCCCTGGGAACCACAGCACCCAGCCCCTCGCTGGCATGCAAAAAGCCAGCCTGCTGAGTGAGTATGACAGCggcctgcccccagtgccccagccGGGCAAGCCCAGCAAAGTGGTGGCCATCGACTGCGAGATGGTGGGCACGGGCCCCGGTGGCCGGATCAGCGACCTGGCCAGGTGCAGCATCGTGAGTTACCATGGAGATGTGGTGTATGACAAGTACATTCGGCCCGTCGACCCCATCACTGATTACCGGACCCGGTGGAGTGGCATCAAAAAACATCACATGAAGAATGCCACTCCGTTCAAAACGGCCCAGAAAGAGGTAAGCGCCCAGGCCATTGACTGGGCTGGCAGGGATTCAATAGGGGGCGCTCTCCTCTCTCAGCCAGTGCCCATCCCAGTGCCCTGGCCAGGAGCACCACAATGTGCTTGACTTAGGAGGGGGCGCTCTCTCTTCGGAGTCAGTTTGGGGTAAAGGTTTCCGGTGCCTCTGGGAGCTGCCCTTCAGAGGCCTTAAGTCCCTGCCCTGCTTGTCTTCCGGGGGCCCTTTGCTTCTGCATGGCTGGCATGAGGCC from Dermochelys coriacea isolate rDerCor1 chromosome 24, rDerCor1.pri.v4, whole genome shotgun sequence encodes the following:
- the ISG20L2 gene encoding interferon-stimulated 20 kDa exonuclease-like 2 isoform X1; protein product: MSDLIINLDLGLQQVPKRGTNSNQKHQRFVKRRRFLERRGFLKQKQLPPPQHHPPKGQVSHQDSSSWERTKKKWLAEDQNSFQTDGLSHQPKTFPKANNHCRFAQPGATTDSGSPLPCFPSGARKVACRSAKASGIPGNHSTQPLAGMQKASLLSEYDSGLPPVPQPGKPSKVVAIDCEMVGTGPGGRISDLARCSIVSYHGDVVYDKYIRPVDPITDYRTRWSGIKKHHMKNATPFKTAQKEILKLLVGKIVVGHAIHNDFKALKYFHPKSVTRDTSKIPLLNRKAGFPENESASLKRLTKQLLHKDIQVGKNGHSSVEDAKATMELYRVIEAEWERQLALNPEQEGHGPVGEFESDF
- the ISG20L2 gene encoding interferon-stimulated 20 kDa exonuclease-like 2 isoform X2 encodes the protein MSDLIINLDLGLQQVPKRGTNSNQKHQRFVKRRRFLERRGFLKQKQLPPPQHHPPKGQVSHQDSSSWERTKKKWLAEDQNSFQTDGLSHQPKTFPKANNHCRFAQPGATTDSGSPLPCFPSGARKVACRSAKASGIPGNHSTQPLAGMQKASLLSEYDSGLPPVPQPGKPSKVVAIDCEMVGTGPGGRISDLARCSIVSYHGDVVYDKYIRPVDPITDYRTRWSGIKKHHMKNATPFKTAQKEILKLLVGKIVVGHAIHNDFKALKYFHPKSVTRDTSKIPLLNRKAGFPENESASLKRLTKQLLHKDIQVGKNGHSSVEDAKATMELYRVIEAEWERQLALNPEQE